The DNA region CAACTTTCGTTGCCGCTTCGGCACGACTTGCTCACAGCCAAAGCTATCCCTTAAAAAGTTCTCAGAGCCGTTTTCCAAGCACACGATCACTTTCTCGTCGGAAATCAATACACTGTTGTATCGAATTGTGTATTCGAACGACACGGAAACTTCGGTGCGAATTTCGGACATGGCACCAACGCAAAGGAGCTGCTGCAGTTGCTCTGACTTTTGACCCGACTTTAATGAAACGAACGGATGATCGACGGCACATTCGGTATCAGCGGGACAGGCAGTTGCGTCGAAAACAGCTTTGAAACTTGGGCTCAAACTCGTAAAATTTCTCACGTCTACGTCGCCTCCAGACAGATCAAACAGAAACTTGACATATTCACGGTGCGACAGTTTGTCGTTTACAGCAACTTGCCTCAGAGTTTCAAGACAAAGCTGAATTTCGTTTTGACTATCGTTTTCTCCCGAAGTATTCTCTTTGCTTTGCAAATCTTGCTCTTCCAGTAGCCGGAGTGCCGCGTCGGTATTTTTTCTCGAAAGGCGGCGCATCCCTGTacttttttgtttccgcAGACGGCGTACTCGGCTATCTTGCTCCCCCACAGCAAAGCAAAGTAAGCTGAAGCAGTAATAGAGGCGAAAACCTATCATACTATGGGCTAACAGAATTGTTTGATGCCGTTGTGCTTCAGGCTACAGAAACCGCTTTTGATTTCGCGGGTGCTGTCGCTTCCTTTTACTTTGTGGCAGGGAACAAGCGAAACATGTATCGTGCAAGATCCGAGTCGGCGTTTAAGTATTGCATATAATACTAATAGAGAGAAACCCAACGTTTGCTGAACGGATATTTGTTCCTAGATAGTTTGATTATAACGGCCTAAGCAAAACGATTGCGATAAAACAAGCTACATCTTGAAATATCTTGATAGACAATGGGCAATTCGCCTTAAAATTCCAGCATATGTACTCATTTACGGGATTTCGTATTGAGAAAATTTTCTTTTATGTGTTTCGACATCTCACGAGAACCCAAAATTTCTTGCCCTGGGGCCCGCATTTGGTATAAAAGCTAAGTAAATGCGTCACTTACATTACGTCGCGTATATTCGTTAACCATTCTATTAACCGTTTTGAAAGAGATATATGGCCAATTTTCGGCCATTCAACTCGCGAGACAAGCACTAGCTAAGCTGAAAGAGAGATTGATAGTTATTGGCCCAGGATTGTATGGAAGTCTATCACGGCTGCCGATAAATCTCAAGGAGATTTGGCTTGCTAGCTAGACTTTATAAGAGAGCCTCTATTCATGCGGAGTTGACGTCGACAGTAGTGAAGGACACGTATTTTTGGTGCTACGGTATTGGCATGAGAAAAGAGACTTTGGagtcttactgttagcttcCTAGAGTGTAACCAATTCTAAGTGATTCCATTCTATACCTAAAAACCCGCGTTACCTTGCCATTGAAATTCCCTGTACGGGGTTTTCGCGCATTCAGAGCTGTTGAGACTCGGAACGAATGTTCACACCAATACCAGGCGCGTTCGTATATCCTACCGCAATTCTTTTGGCCTCTTCCATCCAGAGATAACGAAAACAAAGGAAAAAATCCGAAAAGCAACTTgatttttttcgtttgtgCAGTAGCTGAAATCCTCATTTGTCGGGTCAACTCGTTCCTTCAAGACCCATGCGATAGGTTGCTCATTCGAATCCCTGCATCCAGCTTGTAAGTGAAGCAGGTGACTCTCTTTGTATAGTGACGGGGAATTCAAGATGTACTTACATTTATCATAATGGATTCAACAAGACAATAGCTATATACTTTTTGTCAGGGCTGCCGTTTCCGCCGGACCAATAGGACGTCGAGGACGGCGGCTTGCTCGTCTGCTAGACGTAGAACGACTCATCAAGTGCCTCCCGGGGCCAACATTgacatcttcttcatcttcaaagtcaaagtcCTCGGAGCCGTCGTCGCTCCAGCGGCAGCTTGCTCCCAAATCGCGTCGCAGATACTCTCTATTCGCCGGTTCTTCTTCAGTAGCGTCACAGAACGAATCCTCGTCGCTGTCCCAACTCGTCGCAGAGTCGTGATGCGAAGAAAGAAGATCGGTGGGAGTCTTACTGTGAAAGGAATCATGCCAATCCTTATCTAAGTCGATCTTGGGTCGATGCGTAGACGGCGATCCGGCTAGGAAAATTGTCGTCGTGGAAGTGCGGTTGTTGAGGCtaagtcgtcgtcgctcgcGCGGCCCCCTTTCCAAGTCTTTGTCATCTTGACCGATATCAAACAGATACTCTCGAAACGTCTCCGGAGCAGCCAGACAAGAGTTGTCCAGAGAACTACGCCGCCTAGCGGGTCGTTGACCATGGTGAGACTGAGAATGTAGACTGGCGTCCAAGTCCTTGTCCAGTGCACCATTCGACCTTGACGCAGTAGAGGAGTTGGTGGCCCCCCTTGGACGATACATAATGTTCGGAATCTCGACTTAGAAGGAATATAGCTCACCAGTTTGATCAGTGGCTATTCGTTCAACAAATTCGGATTGCTGGATAGTGCTCCATGGTTGCTTTTGGAGATGTGCGCCGAGCTTTCCAACCTTGCCTTCCATATCTGGGTCATTCCGATAGCATCGCTCTGTGTGGATCTACTCGCGTTTCCTCCAGAGTATCAGAGTTGCAATTATGCCTGTGACTGTGACCCTGACATTATTTTAGTTTACAACAGTAAAATCGATTGCTCGCTTTTACTTTATAGCCAAATAAATTGTAAATTCAAATTTTAGTTTTTGTTTCAAAGTGGAAAGGCATGGCAACCGGCAATTTAAGGCCAACGTAAATGGTCCGTTTGAGCAAACTATGGACAACCTtcgtctcacagtcaatacatTCATTCCATGCATAAAGTCAATTGACGATCACGAGAATCATTGAAAAAGTTCTTGGGATCGGGTCGAATGAATTCTTGTGCCGGCAGCATGGTACGGCCATTTCCCCCTTTTGTATCATCGCGGATTAGGTGCCGTATACATTAAAGCGAGAACTTCTATGCACTTATAGATGATGCAATATTGCTTACGAAATGACGCGATCCCTAAAAGGCCTTGATTTCCGAAACGGCAACGTCGATGTCGCCAAGCGTAAAGTTCGGATTCATTTCACCATCGTATTCAAACTTGGAATAGATCAGTTGCAACCCGACCACGTTGTCCTTTTTGAACGTTGGCGAATTTGGAACCGTTCTGGCAAAGAGGGTTGGAACCAATTTATTGAAATTCACGCGAACGGCTTTACTGCCTCTGACATCCACACTGGCTGTCCAGACTATACCATTAAATTCTTTTGAGTCGCGAAGGCCGAATTTGAAACGCCTCTGTGTATCGTCCGATGTCAGCTTGATTTCAATGCCTTCGCAGGCACTCATGTCGAATAGGAATGACGGGGTGGATCGAATTCCAATAAATCCCCCATTGTTCGCATCCGTCACAGTTCCTTTCCAGCGCCCGAAGGAGAAggtggacgacgaagctcCTCCCATGACAACATCATCTAGTGGAGCCAGCGTGAAGTCATTTTCGCCATCACCCTTGGGATCCCAGAGCACTCTGCCGGGTTTTACCATACGCGTCGGAGTGCGAGTAGGAAAAATGCTGACGAATTTGGAAGATTGCGTCACAAAACGCACAAAGTCCCAAGGCCTGCGCTCCTTCGTAGCTTGCAGCACAGTGCTATCGGCGGCAGTAGCATATCGCTTTGCTAGAAATCGTCCCCGAAAGGCGGAGGCGGATTTATATTGCAAGAACAGACAACAGCACGCAAGTAGACTTTTCCGAAACATGATTTTTGTAAAAGCGTATCGTCAAAATGTGGCAGGTCGTAAGGAAAGCGCGGCGACCGCGACGACAGGAATGCGAACGAGGCCATTGCGATGTGCCAGGGGTGGGATTCAAGTAGGGTAAAACCATCTGTGACACGAGTCCGTCATGAACGCGTCCCGAAAGAGGTTCCGCGATCAAATTTGGTCGTGACCGCCGTGTGACGTCCGCAGCTGACATTCacatgactgtgaatgcttCCTATAATAATGCACGAGCTTCGGTAATGCAAAGAATGATCTCGCTCTAGTCTATTGAATGTGAGCTACGCATAATTAGTCGGAGGCATGCCCATCCTTGCAGTGCTGTTGGAAACTCCCAGTTTCAATTCTCTATGTGTGTTGTTTTGCGTACAGTTTAGGTCGCATCTTCTAACCAGTTATCGATCAGTCTCCGTGCCAACACTCCTTTTGGCGGAATCAAAACAGGCAAGGTCAAATTCTCTTGGACAACTTTCTCGGCAAACTCTTTTTTCATTGTGGGTCCTGCTATTTGGGCGGCAACTCGGacgtcttctttggaaaaccaTAGGGCGTCCACCAATTCGTTATGATCAATATTCATCGGCTTGGTGTGATCCGCCGTGGCTCTGAAACCAATCATGGTGGATCGTGGAAACGGCCACGGCTGGGACGCCAAATATTTAACCGATTCCAGATCAACTTGTACACCAGTCTCTTCCCAGGCTTCTCGCAAAACAGCACGTTCGAATGTTTCTCCGGCCTCGACAAAGCCAGCCAAGGCAGTGTGTACTTTCGGCGGATGCCGATGAGATCGAGCTAGAAGCGCCTTGTTCCCGTCTCGACTAGTCACAAGCACAATGATACTGGGATCCTGACGAGGCCAGGACAGGGATTTACAAACACTGCACTGTAAGCACGAGCCGCCTTGCATTGGTGTTTGAGTGGCGCCACAATTAGAGCAGTAGTGGTGCGTTTTCTTCCACTGTGCCATGGCCGTTGCGTACAAAACCAACTCGTTCTGCTCCTCTGAAAGCAATGGAGCGTGTGTTCGCGTATTGTAAAACCGGGCAAACGTCGGAATCGTAAAGGTTTCATCCACATCTACGCCAAAGATTGGGATAGACTCCGGGTCCAGGCCCAAGAACGTTTTCTTCACGGTGGACGGAACGTCATGCAACAGAGCGAGTTCGGTGGGTGATGCAAGTAAGCAGTCTGTCGCATTTTTGAGAATGACATACTTGGCATCAGGACGTTGTTCCAGTTTGGCAATGGCTTCGTCATCCGAGCGTAAGCTCGTAGCTCGATCTAACCAAGCGTTTGCTTTGTTGGAAGGT from Phaeodactylum tricornutum CCAP 1055/1 chromosome 23, whole genome shotgun sequence includes:
- a CDS encoding predicted protein, which gives rise to MIGFRLYYCFSLLCFAVGEQDSRVRRLRKQKSTGMRRLSRKNTDAALRLLEEQDLQSKENTSGENDSQNEIQLCLETLRQVAVNDKLSHREYVKFLFDLSGGDVDVRNFTSLSPSFKAVFDATACPADTECAVDHPFVSLKSGQKSEQLQQLLCVGAMSEIRTEVSVSFEYTIRYNSVLISDEKVIVCLENGSENFLRDSFGCEQVVPKRQRKLPSASAPKSDLNLDSDFRRMLDEEGFRDLQLSMDTGTDSCRYNADVVIDMLTTFDCDPPTVDPDFECLLVRSTATVSAPAMDEPSESELRTEVTMMLRNGINGDQIGAFLPSDCVLA
- a CDS encoding predicted protein, whose translation is MYRPRGATNSSTASRSNGALDKDLDASLHSQSHHGQRPARRRSSLDNSCLAAPETFREYLFDIGQDDKDLERGPRERRRLSLNNRTSTTTIFLAGSPSTHRPKIDLDKDWHDSFHSKTPTDLLSSHHDSATSWDSDEDSFCDATEEEPANREYLRRDLGASCRWSDDGSEDFDFEDEEDVNVGPGRHLMSRSTSSRRASRRPRRPIGPAETAALTKSI
- a CDS encoding predicted protein, yielding MFRKSLLACCCLFLQYKSASAFRGRFLAKRYATAADSTVLQATKERRPWDFVRFVTQSSKFVSIFPTRTPTRMVKPGRVLWDPKGDGENDFTLAPLDDVVMGGASSSTFSFGRWKGTVTDANNGGFIGIRSTPSFLFDMSACEGIEIKLTSDDTQRRFKFGLRDSKEFNGIVWTASVDVRGSKAVRVNFNKLVPTLFARTVPNSPTFKKDNVVGLQLIYSKFEYDGEMNPNFTLGDIDVAVSEIKAF
- a CDS encoding predicted protein; translated protein: MAQWKKTHHYCSNCGATQTPMQGGSCLQCSVCKSLSWPRQDPSIIVLVTSRDGNKALLARSHRHPPKVHTALAGFVEAGETFERAVLREAWEETGVQVDLESVKYLASQPWPFPRSTMIGFRATADHTKPMNIDHNELVDALWFSKEDNLTLPVLIPPKGVLARRLIDNWLEDAT